The following proteins are encoded in a genomic region of Pseudoxanthomonas suwonensis 11-1:
- a CDS encoding YerC/YecD family TrpR-related protein: MKPRPTPASARPSDQALQVLADAIASLQTGEEVAAFLRDLCTPAELEAMVDRWAVVPLLLRGVPYREIYELTGVSVTTIGRVARTLERGAGGYALALGRSATSSAETTP, translated from the coding sequence ATGAAGCCCCGTCCCACCCCCGCTTCCGCGCGTCCCTCCGACCAGGCGCTGCAGGTACTGGCCGACGCCATCGCCTCGCTGCAGACCGGCGAGGAGGTCGCGGCCTTCCTGCGCGACCTGTGCACGCCGGCCGAGCTGGAGGCGATGGTCGACCGCTGGGCGGTGGTGCCGCTGCTGCTCCGGGGCGTGCCGTATCGCGAGATCTACGAGCTGACCGGGGTCAGCGTCACCACCATTGGCCGGGTCGCGCGCACGCTGGAGCGCGGTGCCGGCGGCTATGCACTGGCCCTGGGCCGGAGCGCCACCTCCAGCGCGGAAACGACACCATGA
- a CDS encoding Crp/Fnr family transcriptional regulator yields the protein MAWPPFDSPCLTPPPDQAGPLGPCAHCQVRHLAVCSVLSHEEMHALDAEASSQLLGPGAVLARQGDARKHVFTVVRGALRMVRLAADGRRQVAGFALPGDFVGLSGSPTYRHDVEALGETELCRFGTDAMQRLGTQYPQLRDKLLERACVELDSARDQMMALARMNPIERMADFLLKLSAREARAGNTGPMVALPMPRADIADHLGLTVETVSRCLSTLRSKGLIAVPETYRIEILDFRGLEALRAD from the coding sequence ATGGCTTGGCCCCCGTTCGACAGTCCCTGCCTGACCCCGCCGCCCGACCAGGCGGGACCGCTGGGGCCGTGCGCGCACTGCCAGGTGCGCCACCTGGCCGTCTGCTCGGTTCTGAGCCACGAGGAAATGCACGCCCTCGACGCCGAGGCCAGCAGCCAGCTGCTCGGCCCCGGCGCGGTGCTGGCCCGCCAGGGCGATGCGCGCAAGCACGTCTTCACCGTGGTCCGCGGCGCCCTGCGCATGGTGCGCCTGGCCGCCGACGGTCGCCGCCAGGTGGCCGGCTTCGCCCTGCCGGGCGACTTCGTCGGCCTGAGCGGCTCGCCGACCTACCGCCACGACGTCGAGGCCCTCGGCGAGACCGAGCTGTGCCGCTTCGGCACCGATGCCATGCAGCGCCTGGGCACGCAGTACCCGCAGCTGCGCGACAAGCTGCTGGAGCGCGCCTGCGTGGAGCTGGATTCGGCGCGCGACCAGATGATGGCCCTGGCGCGCATGAACCCGATCGAGCGCATGGCCGACTTCCTGCTCAAGCTGTCCGCACGCGAGGCCCGCGCCGGCAACACCGGCCCGATGGTGGCGCTGCCGATGCCCCGCGCCGACATCGCCGACCACCTCGGCCTGACCGTCGAGACCGTGAGCCGCTGCCTCAGCACCCTGCGCAGCAAGGGCCTGATCGCGGTGCCCGAAACCTACCGGATCGAGATCCTGGACTTCCGCGGCCTCGAGGCGCTGCGCGCCGACTGA
- the hisG gene encoding ATP phosphoribosyltransferase, protein MTPPLGAATRDRLRIAIQKSGRLAEPARKLLAACGLSWRESRDKLFCYGESLPVDLLLVRDDDIPGLIADGVCDLGVVGRNELDEQAGARAQIGLPQAYRELRALGFGQCRLMLAVPEDWEWTGPEQLRGKGLRIATSYPSILVGWLQEQQIDAQVVELSGSVEIAPRLGTAELICDLVSSGATLKANQLKPVETLLESEAVLAGPAGGFDDARAALAQMLLRRMDGVLQVRERKLLMFNADRDALPALERLLADAGPLVQLPSVNGSLALQAMCEGAVSWQQLEELERAGARQLMVLGVERSLA, encoded by the coding sequence ATGACTCCCCCCCTTGGAGCGGCCACCCGCGACCGCCTCCGCATCGCCATCCAGAAGAGCGGCCGCCTCGCCGAGCCCGCCCGCAAGCTGCTGGCCGCCTGCGGCCTGAGCTGGCGCGAGAGCCGCGACAAGCTGTTCTGCTATGGCGAATCCCTTCCGGTCGACCTGCTGCTGGTCCGCGACGACGACATCCCCGGCCTGATCGCCGACGGTGTCTGCGACCTGGGCGTGGTGGGCCGCAACGAACTGGACGAGCAGGCCGGCGCGCGTGCGCAGATCGGCCTGCCGCAGGCATACCGCGAGCTGCGCGCCCTGGGCTTCGGCCAGTGCCGGCTGATGCTGGCCGTGCCCGAGGACTGGGAATGGACCGGCCCGGAGCAGCTTCGCGGCAAGGGCCTGCGCATCGCCACCAGCTATCCGTCCATCCTCGTCGGCTGGCTGCAGGAGCAGCAGATCGATGCCCAGGTGGTGGAGCTGTCCGGCTCGGTCGAGATCGCCCCGCGCCTGGGCACGGCGGAGCTGATCTGCGACCTGGTCTCCAGCGGTGCCACCCTCAAGGCCAACCAGCTCAAGCCGGTGGAAACCCTGCTCGAGAGCGAGGCCGTGCTGGCCGGCCCGGCGGGCGGCTTCGACGATGCCCGCGCCGCGCTGGCGCAGATGCTGCTGCGGCGCATGGATGGCGTGCTGCAGGTGCGCGAGCGCAAACTGCTGATGTTCAACGCCGACCGCGATGCGCTGCCGGCGCTGGAGCGGCTGCTGGCCGATGCCGGCCCGCTGGTGCAGCTGCCGTCTGTCAATGGCTCGCTGGCCCTGCAGGCCATGTGCGAGGGTGCGGTGAGCTGGCAGCAGCTGGAGGAGCTGGAACGCGCCGGTGCGCGCCAGCTGATGGTCCTGGGCGTGGAGAGGTCGCTGGCATGA
- a CDS encoding HAL/PAL/TAL family ammonia-lyase, which yields MTTIRLDGQSLTRDQLVAVAQGAKVALDPGALEAVARAADFLAEQVRREEPIYGVSTGFGSNADKLLGAHPLRDELPGAVPSRRSLHEELQRNLIVTHAVCVGEPMAADVVRAMLCIRINTLLKGHSGIRVQTLEALAVLLNAGIVPVVPQLGSVGASGDLAPLSHLAIVLLGGGEAFLDGQRLPGAEALRRAGLEPVSLSYKEGLALNNGTAQMLAMGVLALHRLEQMLDTADLAAAMTIDAFAGRLGAFAEEVHALRPHPGQVRVAANLRRLLSGSTLADIPYHLVPRFRPWLPSSWDTAESRELRFDIGWDWVPADQRHGREKFYQRFLPFRGGKKHQPQDSYSLRCIPQVHGAVRDAAAQAARVLEVELNAVTDNPLVFPDKVDAAHVEEQVISAGHFHGMPLALVLSYLKASIPTLASISERRLNKLVDPATNDGLPAFLIGNEDGTESGHMIVQYTAAAIVNDLASRAHPASVYSVPTSANAEDHVSMGANEARHVLAMVEDLGKVLALELYTAAQALDLRRDMINAARALARRADAQALAGKVQGGPAPDAPVRERFLAEVEELRAQLAAADAFHPGEAVARAHLRIREAVPFLDRDRAMDGEVATMVELVASGALLEALPQA from the coding sequence ATGACGACGATCCGTCTCGACGGGCAATCCCTGACCCGCGACCAGCTGGTCGCCGTGGCCCAAGGCGCGAAGGTCGCGCTGGATCCCGGCGCCCTGGAGGCGGTGGCGCGCGCGGCCGACTTCCTCGCCGAGCAGGTGCGCCGCGAGGAGCCGATCTACGGCGTGTCCACCGGCTTCGGCAGCAATGCCGACAAGCTGCTGGGCGCGCATCCGCTGCGTGACGAGCTGCCTGGCGCGGTGCCGTCGCGGCGTTCGCTGCACGAGGAGCTGCAGCGCAACCTGATCGTGACCCATGCCGTGTGCGTGGGCGAGCCGATGGCCGCCGACGTGGTGCGGGCGATGCTGTGCATCCGCATCAACACCCTGCTGAAGGGGCATTCGGGAATCCGGGTGCAGACCCTGGAGGCGCTCGCCGTGCTGCTCAACGCCGGCATCGTGCCGGTGGTGCCGCAGCTGGGTTCGGTCGGCGCCTCCGGCGACCTGGCGCCGCTGTCGCACCTGGCGATCGTCCTGCTGGGCGGGGGCGAAGCCTTCCTCGACGGCCAGCGCTTGCCCGGTGCCGAGGCGTTGCGTCGTGCCGGCCTGGAGCCGGTATCGCTGTCCTACAAGGAAGGCCTCGCGCTGAACAACGGCACCGCGCAGATGCTGGCCATGGGCGTGCTCGCGCTGCACCGCCTGGAGCAGATGCTCGATACGGCCGACCTGGCCGCGGCCATGACCATCGACGCCTTCGCCGGGCGCCTGGGCGCGTTCGCCGAAGAGGTGCACGCGCTGCGGCCGCATCCGGGCCAGGTCCGGGTCGCGGCCAACCTGCGCCGGCTGCTGTCGGGTTCGACGCTGGCCGACATCCCGTACCACCTGGTGCCGCGGTTCCGGCCGTGGCTGCCCTCCAGCTGGGACACCGCGGAATCGCGCGAGCTGCGCTTCGACATCGGCTGGGACTGGGTGCCGGCCGACCAGCGCCATGGCCGCGAGAAGTTCTACCAGCGCTTCCTGCCGTTCCGTGGCGGCAAGAAGCACCAGCCGCAGGACAGCTACTCGCTGCGCTGCATCCCGCAGGTGCATGGCGCGGTGCGCGACGCCGCGGCCCAGGCCGCGCGCGTGCTGGAGGTCGAGCTCAACGCGGTGACCGACAACCCGCTGGTGTTCCCGGACAAGGTCGACGCGGCGCACGTGGAGGAGCAGGTGATTTCCGCCGGCCACTTCCACGGCATGCCGCTGGCGCTGGTGCTGAGCTACCTCAAGGCGTCGATCCCGACCCTGGCCTCGATCTCCGAGCGCCGGCTCAACAAGCTGGTCGATCCGGCCACCAACGACGGCCTGCCGGCGTTCCTGATCGGCAACGAGGACGGCACCGAGTCCGGCCACATGATCGTGCAGTACACCGCCGCGGCCATCGTCAACGACCTGGCCAGCCGCGCACACCCGGCCTCGGTGTATTCGGTGCCGACCAGCGCCAATGCCGAGGACCACGTGTCCATGGGCGCCAACGAGGCGCGCCACGTGCTGGCCATGGTCGAGGACCTGGGCAAGGTGCTGGCGCTGGAGCTGTACACCGCCGCCCAGGCGCTGGACCTGCGCCGCGACATGATCAACGCCGCCCGTGCCCTGGCGCGTCGCGCCGATGCGCAGGCGCTGGCGGGCAAGGTGCAGGGCGGGCCGGCGCCGGATGCGCCCGTGCGCGAGCGTTTCCTGGCCGAGGTCGAGGAACTGCGTGCGCAGCTGGCCGCGGCGGATGCGTTCCATCCCGGCGAGGCAGTGGCGCGTGCGCATTTGCGCATCCGCGAGGCGGTGCCATTCCTGGACCGCGACCGCGCGATGGACGGCGAGGTCGCCACCATGGTCGAGCTGGTCGCCTCCGGCGCACTGCTGGAAGCGCTGCCGCAGGCCTGA
- the hisS gene encoding histidine--tRNA ligase produces MIRPRTPAGVMELLPREQIAFQRMLDVIRRNYERFGFLPVETPVFELSDVLLTKSGGETERQVYFVQSTGALANAAAEGAAGGLPEMALRFDLTVPLARYVAEHEHELSFPFRRYQMQRVYRGERAQRGRFREFYQCDIDVIGKDTLSIRYDAEVLAVIHSVFSELGIGAFRVQLNNRKLMRGFFEAQGVADPQQQALVLREVDKIDKRGPQYVRETLAGPDFGLPAVAVDRILAFVEVRSTSHADALAKIDDVLAEAGDNASDVLRAGAAELREVLELVRALGVPESAYCLNFSIARGLDYYTGTVYETQLVEHPGIGSICSGGRYEDLASHYTKSKLPGVGISIGLTRLFWQLREAGLIEGIAESSVQAMVALMDENQLADALDIARHLRLGGINTEVQMEPRKIGKQFQYASRAGIRFVVLAGPDELERGVVAVKDLVREQQFDVPRGELAETLKVELEQARALAGR; encoded by the coding sequence TTGATCAGGCCCCGTACCCCGGCCGGCGTCATGGAGCTGCTGCCGCGCGAGCAGATCGCCTTCCAGCGCATGCTCGACGTCATCCGTCGCAACTACGAACGCTTCGGCTTCCTGCCGGTGGAAACGCCGGTGTTCGAACTGTCCGACGTGCTGCTGACCAAGTCCGGCGGCGAGACCGAGCGGCAGGTGTATTTCGTGCAGTCCACCGGTGCGCTGGCCAACGCCGCCGCCGAGGGCGCGGCCGGCGGCCTGCCGGAGATGGCGTTGCGCTTCGACCTGACCGTGCCGCTGGCGCGCTACGTGGCCGAGCACGAGCACGAGCTGAGCTTCCCGTTCCGCCGCTACCAGATGCAGCGCGTGTACCGCGGCGAGCGCGCCCAGCGCGGCCGCTTCCGCGAGTTCTACCAGTGCGACATCGACGTCATCGGCAAGGACACCCTGTCCATCCGCTATGACGCCGAAGTGCTGGCGGTGATCCACTCGGTGTTCTCCGAGCTGGGCATCGGCGCGTTCCGCGTGCAGCTCAACAACCGCAAGCTCATGCGCGGCTTCTTCGAGGCCCAGGGCGTAGCCGACCCGCAGCAGCAGGCGCTGGTCCTGCGCGAGGTCGACAAGATCGACAAGCGCGGCCCCCAATACGTGCGCGAGACCCTGGCCGGTCCGGACTTCGGCCTGCCGGCAGTGGCCGTGGACCGCATCCTGGCCTTCGTGGAGGTGCGTTCGACCTCGCACGCCGATGCGCTGGCGAAGATCGACGACGTGCTGGCCGAGGCCGGCGACAACGCCAGCGACGTGCTGCGCGCCGGCGCCGCCGAGCTGCGCGAGGTGCTGGAGCTGGTGCGTGCGCTGGGCGTGCCGGAATCCGCCTACTGCCTGAACTTCTCCATCGCCCGCGGCCTGGACTACTACACCGGCACGGTCTACGAGACCCAGCTGGTCGAGCACCCGGGCATCGGTTCGATCTGCTCCGGTGGCCGCTACGAGGACCTGGCCAGCCACTACACCAAGTCGAAACTGCCGGGCGTGGGCATCTCCATCGGCCTGACCCGGCTGTTCTGGCAGCTGCGCGAGGCTGGCCTGATCGAGGGCATCGCCGAGAGCAGCGTCCAGGCCATGGTCGCGCTGATGGACGAGAACCAGCTGGCCGACGCCCTGGACATCGCCCGCCACCTGCGCCTGGGTGGCATCAACACCGAAGTGCAGATGGAGCCGCGCAAGATCGGCAAGCAGTTCCAGTACGCCTCGCGTGCCGGCATCCGTTTCGTGGTGCTGGCCGGCCCGGACGAGCTGGAGCGTGGCGTGGTCGCGGTCAAGGACCTGGTGCGCGAGCAGCAGTTCGACGTGCCGCGCGGCGAACTGGCCGAGACCCTGAAGGTCGAACTGGAACAGGCCCGCGCCCTGGCGGGCCGCTGA